One Micavibrio aeruginosavorus ARL-13 genomic window carries:
- a CDS encoding ParA family protein: protein MTEQAVSTPKIPRIMAVANQKGGVGKTTTAVNLATAMCAVGKTVLLVDLDSQGNASTGLGIKRVDIRHSSYDVLFGEVAVEDAIMQTKVPNLSIVPSSIHLSGAEIELVDVERREYCLRDALRQPLPFDYIIIDCAPSLSLLTLNALVATDTVVVPLQCEFYALEGLSHLVKTIERVRKAFNPTLDIHGVVLTMYDRRNNLSSMVENDVREFFGDKVYRTVIPRNVRVSEAPSFGLPAIVYDMKSPGATAYIHLASEVLKRERTLMREAAANEQQLIENKSQNTEVKGAA from the coding sequence ATGACTGAACAGGCTGTTTCGACCCCGAAAATTCCCCGCATCATGGCGGTTGCCAACCAAAAGGGCGGCGTGGGCAAGACCACGACGGCGGTCAATCTGGCCACGGCGATGTGCGCGGTGGGCAAGACGGTGCTGCTGGTTGATCTGGATTCGCAGGGCAATGCCTCTACGGGTCTGGGGATCAAGCGGGTTGATATCCGCCATTCCAGCTATGACGTTCTGTTCGGCGAAGTCGCGGTCGAAGATGCGATCATGCAGACCAAGGTTCCGAACCTGTCCATCGTTCCGTCCTCCATCCATTTGTCCGGGGCGGAGATTGAACTGGTGGATGTTGAGCGCCGCGAATATTGCCTGCGCGATGCGCTGCGCCAGCCACTGCCGTTTGACTATATTATTATTGACTGCGCCCCGTCGCTCAGCCTGCTGACCCTGAATGCGCTGGTCGCGACCGATACGGTTGTGGTTCCGCTGCAATGTGAATTTTATGCGCTGGAAGGTTTGAGCCATCTGGTCAAAACCATCGAACGTGTGCGCAAGGCCTTTAACCCGACGCTGGATATTCATGGCGTTGTGCTGACCATGTATGACCGCCGCAACAACCTGTCCAGCATGGTTGAAAATGATGTGCGTGAATTCTTCGGTGACAAGGTTTACCGCACCGTGATCCCGCGCAACGTTCGTGTGTCCGAGGCCCCGTCCTTTGGCCTGCCGGCGATTGTCTATGATATGAAAAGTCCGGGTGCGACGGCCTATATCCATCTGGCCAGCGAAGTGCTGAAGCGTGAACGTACATTGATGCGCGAAGCGGCCGCCAACGAACAGCAACTTATTGAAAATAAATCGCAAAACACAGAAGTGAAAGGGGCTGCATGA
- the rsmG gene encoding 16S rRNA (guanine(527)-N(7))-methyltransferase RsmG, with amino-acid sequence MSLNLLTIPAVSRETEEKLSHYRALLEKWQAAINLVSPSTLREADTRHFKDSLQVLPLVPAAAQTLYDLGSGAGFPGLVLAIARPDLSVTLVESDQKKCSFLSTVSRETKAGAIIANERIELATANRPAPDVITARALAALPALLALVAPWVVANPAITLIFPKGARAEEEVAEARKNWDFDLVEHQSATDPAARILVLTAIRARV; translated from the coding sequence ATGTCGCTTAATCTCCTGACCATCCCTGCTGTTTCACGTGAAACAGAGGAGAAGCTTTCCCATTACCGCGCCCTGCTGGAAAAATGGCAGGCGGCGATCAATCTGGTCAGTCCGTCCACGCTGCGCGAGGCGGATACCCGGCATTTCAAGGATTCCTTGCAAGTTCTGCCGCTGGTTCCGGCTGCGGCTCAGACGCTCTATGATCTGGGCAGCGGGGCAGGGTTCCCGGGCTTGGTTTTGGCCATTGCCCGTCCGGACCTGAGTGTAACGCTGGTGGAATCGGACCAGAAGAAATGTTCCTTCCTCTCGACCGTTTCACGTGAAACAAAAGCCGGGGCGATCATCGCCAATGAGCGGATTGAGCTGGCCACGGCCAACCGCCCAGCCCCGGATGTGATTACGGCCCGCGCTCTGGCGGCTTTGCCTGCTTTGTTGGCTTTGGTGGCTCCGTGGGTGGTGGCTAATCCGGCCATTACCTTGATCTTCCCCAAGGGTGCCCGCGCCGAGGAAGAAGTGGCCGAAGCCCGCAAAAACTGGGACTTTGATCTGGTGGAGCACCAAAGCGCCACCGATCCGGCGGCGCGTATTCTGGTGCTGACCGCGATCCGGGCAAGGGTTTGA
- a CDS encoding ParB/RepB/Spo0J family partition protein translates to MMSTARRGLGRGLSALFDDEELVGPSGASASAAPSAAPAAPASGVSTGRVTLSVTQLIPGPTQPRNVFDDATLKELAESISAHGVLQPLLVRPSKVKAGSYEIICGERRWRASQKAGLHDVPVIIRDLDDTQAMEIALIENIQRESLSVLDEAEAYIRLMNEFGHTQEKLAGVVGKSRSHIANTIRLMGLPENVRKLIAKDMLTAGHARALITAADPEGLARVVVEKGLSVRETERLAASAEGKTGSAKAKAAKPVKDVDTRALEQDITERLGMKMSIDLKSATKGTVKIKFDDLDQLDIIVQKLVAAGGRI, encoded by the coding sequence ATGATGAGTACAGCACGTCGTGGTCTGGGCCGGGGTCTCTCCGCTCTGTTTGATGATGAAGAATTGGTTGGCCCGTCTGGTGCGTCTGCATCGGCTGCGCCGTCTGCCGCTCCGGCGGCCCCGGCATCGGGCGTGTCCACTGGGCGCGTGACGTTATCCGTGACGCAATTGATCCCGGGTCCGACACAGCCGCGGAATGTTTTTGATGACGCGACGCTGAAGGAACTGGCTGAATCCATTTCCGCGCATGGCGTGTTGCAACCGTTGTTGGTGCGCCCGTCGAAGGTGAAAGCCGGGTCCTATGAAATCATCTGTGGTGAACGCCGCTGGCGCGCATCGCAGAAGGCGGGCCTGCATGACGTGCCGGTGATTATCCGCGATCTGGATGATACGCAGGCGATGGAAATTGCCCTGATCGAAAACATCCAGCGTGAATCGCTGAGTGTTCTGGATGAGGCCGAAGCCTATATCCGCCTGATGAACGAATTTGGTCACACGCAGGAAAAGCTGGCCGGTGTTGTCGGCAAAAGCCGCAGCCACATCGCCAACACGATCCGCCTGATGGGTCTGCCGGAAAATGTTCGCAAGCTGATCGCCAAGGACATGTTGACCGCCGGCCATGCCCGCGCCCTGATCACCGCCGCCGATCCGGAAGGCTTGGCCCGCGTGGTGGTGGAGAAGGGTCTGTCGGTTCGTGAAACCGAACGTCTGGCCGCATCCGCCGAAGGCAAAACCGGAAGTGCAAAAGCCAAAGCGGCGAAGCCGGTGAAGGACGTCGACACGCGTGCTTTGGAACAAGACATCACCGAACGCCTCGGCATGAAAATGTCGATCGATCTGAAAAGCGCGACCAAGGGCACGGTGAAGATCAAGTTTGATGACCTGGATCAGCTGGATATCATTGTGCAAAAACTGGTCGCTGCCGGTGGACGCATTTAA